CAGTTGAATGGTATCAACCTTGCGGTCAATATCCATTTCCAGAATATCATACCAGGCGGGCATGACAAAGCCGCCGTTAATGGTAACGGGAATGGATGGTGCGTGTGGAAAGATAAAGCGAACCGCCAAATTTCCAGGTAGCTGTAATTCAGGGACAATGGGCGCAAAATCATGTCCGTCGGCACCTAGTCCATGCAGCCAGATCACAGTTGCATCAGGATTGTCTTTCGTCTCAATTTCTATTGCGGGAAGCAGTGCCATATTTTTTCCTTTTGATAATCTTGTAAAAAGTTGCCACGAAGTTCATAGATGGCTAGACAAAAAGTTCGATATACAAGGAGCAGTGTTTTCCAGGTATCCGACTCTACAGGCAGTATGTCAAAGGCCTGCCAAAAAACTGCAACGCGGGATATCGGGCTTTCTCGAAGTCTGCGCTTATCGCGACGCCATCCTTGTTGAGGATTATCCATTTATCTGGGTTTGGCTGTTGCAGGAGAATCGTGGAGCGACATCGGCAACGTAATAACAATAATTCCCCGGAGCACAAATCCCTTATTAATCATTTTCATCCGATCAAGAAAGATGTAACCTTGCATAAAAGGATATTTTTCAGCTTTCTCGAAGTCGGAGTTTATGCCCGTAAGGGTGCTTATCGCAGAGCCATCTGGGCAACTTCGATGATTTTTTTTATATCATATATATCGCAATCCACGACATGCAACTCATTGACACGCATAGCCATCTGGATCTCCACTGTTTTGCTGAAGACCGGCAGCAGGTGCTGTGTCGCAGCAGGAACAATGGCGTAGTCGCTCAGATATTGCCGGGTGTCTGCCGAGACTGGTGGCCCCATATGTTATCTTTGTGCAGCCGGACTCCTGATCTTTTTGCCGCTCCGGGACTTCACCCCATGTACCTGCAGAAACATTCTCCCCCTCATCTTGACGAACTGCGAAGCCTGGCCTCCTCGGGCACAATTGTCGCGTTGGGAGAAATAGGTCTGGATTATTATATTCGAGATATCGATCATTCACAGCAGCAGTATTATTTTGAAGAACAGCTGGATATCGCAAAAGAGTCCGATCTGCCCATTCTCCTTCATGCTCGCAAGGCTCACGACCAGGTTCAAGCAACCCTTCGACGAAAGAAATTCAACAGCGGCGGAATTGTCCATGCCTTCAGCGGCAGTCTGCAACAGGCCGAAAAATATCTTCAACTGGGCTTTAAAATAAGTTTCGGCGGCACCATCACCTACGACAGGTCCACAAAAATACGTGCCGTCGCTCTGCGTCTGCCTCTGGATGAGATTGTTTTGGAAACAGATGCGCCGGATATTCCTCCGGCAGCCCATCATGGCCAACGCAATTCCCCTGAATATCTCCCTCTGATCCTTGATTCCCTGGCCCAAATCCGCTCCGAGTCCAAAGCAGTGCTGGCCCAGCTGACTACCGCCAATGCCATTGAGATTCTACGACTGGACATAATCCTCCCCACGCAGGAATAAGAAAATCGACAATAAATATAGCAAGATCTACATCAGTAGAGTAAATCAGGGAGTCGTTGCACCAGAAATCAATCATTCTATCAATCCGGTTGATCCGAACAACAGAAACCAATCACATGACAAAAGTACAAGAATACTTTCCCCAGCTGTTGCTGGCTGCTTATGTCTTCGTTTTCGTCGTACTGGGCATCGCCCCGCCAAGCGGCAGAGAGGTGTGGCTGGCCGAAAACCTGCCCATCTGCTTCATTGTGCTGGTTTTGGTGATCCTCTATCGCAGGATGAGATTTTCCAACCTCAGCTATTTTCTGATGTCGTTTCTCATCTTCATGCACACCGTGGGCGGTTATTACACCTTCGCTGCTGTCCCCTTCGACTGGTTCACCGACTTTTTTGACTTCGAAAGAAACCATTACGACCGTATCGCCCACTTTTCCGTGGGATTCTATGCTTTTGCCATCGCCGAATGGTTGACGGCAAAGGCACTCACCAATTCCCGGCCGGTGACCTATCTGTTCGCGCTTTTTGCCATCATGTCGCTGGCCGCAACGTATGAGGTGATGGAGTGGCAATTCGCCATTCTCGGCAACCCGGAGGCGGGTGCCGAGGTCCTGGGATCGCAGGGAGACGTCTGGGATGCCCAGAAGGATATCGTCGCCGATACCCTGGGGGCGATTTTCGCCCTGGTGCTGTTCCATGCACTGCGCGGCAGAGGAGAAACAGGGCTGAGGCAAGCCTGATTCTACCTCCGGACCCGGGCCTCATCACTTTTCGCGTATCAGCGCTCCAGCCAGCGTTTGCAGTCGTCATCGTCATACCCCCTGTTTTGCCAATCAGGCCGAATCACAAAGTTACATCAAGGCTAGCTGATAATTTCCACAAGAAAATGCGCCAAAAACCCTTGCAAAGGTCGGCCAAACAATTACCATTTTCCTATTGTTATGCAGCCGGGTTGCGCGATTGTATTTGGTAAATGACGGAGACAAAGCATGCCTAAGTCGTATCCTGAAGCAGCCGGATCAACGGGGTCCGGAGCAAAACATGCAGATGATCGGTGGTGGCATCAATTGATGGCCGTCAAACCCGAAGAGTGGCGACCACTGCTGTGGTCTTCCAGCTATTTCTTTGCCCTGCTCTGCAGCTATTACATCATCCGGCCGATGCGTGATGAAATGGGAATCGCCGGCGGTGTGGAAAACCTGCAGTGGATGTTCAGTGGCACCTTTATGGTGATGCTGGCGGCGGTGCCACTATTCGGATGGTTGACCCGAAGTTTTGCACCACGCCGTTTTCTGCCCTATGTTTATTGGTTTTTTATCGTAAACCTGCTTCTCTTTTTCTTTCTCTTTCAATCCGCTTTCGCTCACGTCTATGTTGCGCGGGCCTTTTTTATCTGGGCAAGCGTTTTTAATCTTTTCATCGTTTCCGTCTTTTGGAGTTTCATGGCGAACATCTATTCCAATGCCCAGGCCAAACGGCTGTTCGGAGTGATAGCCGCGGGCGGTACCGCCGGCGCCTTGGCCGGACCTGCATTGACTGTTACGCTGGTGGGGCCGTTGGGACCGAATAACCTGCTGTTGATTTCCGTGGTTTTCCTGATCTGGGCGATCGTCTGTATTCAACGGCTGACCGCCTGGCGATCGTCTACCAGCGCCGCAGATGATCCTGACCGGATAACCGAGACCTCCCGCCCGTTGGGAGGCAGTATACTGGCAGGGGTGCGGCTGGTCTGGCGTTCACCATACCTGATCGGTATCTGTATCTTAATGCTGCTGTTTACTACACTGGCCACTTTTCTCTATTTCCAGCAGGCGCATATTATCCAGAATATAGAAGATCCAGCCCGACGCACCGCTCTGTTTGCCGCCATGGATTTTGCGGTCAATGCCCTGACCCTGGTCATCCAGATTTTTCTGACCGCCCGAATAGTTGAAAAATTCGGCCTCGGTTGGTCCCTGGCTTTGATCCCCCTCGTGCTTGTTGCCGGCTTTCTGCTGCTGGGCATAATCCCTGCTTTATGGGTCGTTGTCACCGTGCAGGTCCTGCGCCGCGCCGGCAACTACGCCATCATGCGTCCAGGCCGAGAAATGCTTTACGTGGTGCTTGACAAGGAAGAGAAATACAAGGCTAAAAACTTCATCGATACCGTGATTTACCGGGGCGGCGACGCCGCCAGCGCCTGGCTGTATACGGGGCTGCTGGCAATAGGTCTTTCCGCGGCGGGCATTGCCCTGGCGGCCGTGCCGCTGGCTGGCGTATGGGCCTGGATCTCATACCGACTGGGAAGACGTCAGGAACAGATAGCCACCGGTGGAACGCAGAGAAAATAAGGAGGTATTATTCATGAACATCTATTTTCCAATGATAAGCCGTCGAACATTCCTTCTGGGAACAGGAGTATTCATGGCCGCCATCACCTTGAGCCCCCGAAATATGTTGGGCGCCGGTCGTACACCTATTCAGCGTTCCATCCCGTCGTCAGGGGAACTTCTGCCGGTAATGGGCATGGGAACATGGAGAACTTTCGATGTCGGTGAGAACCCGGCCGCCAGAGAGCAACTGTCCGAAGTAATACAGGAGTTTTTCGACAACGGCGGCAGGATTATCGATTCTTCACCTATGTACGGCCGCTCCGAATCCGTGGTTGGAGATTTGCTCAAGACCACCGGGAATCAGAAAAAGGTTTTCGCCGCCACCAAGGTCTGGACCGACGGAAGGCGGAACGGCATCGTGCAGATGCAGCAATCAAAACATCGTCTCGGGGTCGATGTCGATCTAATGCAAATCCACAACCTGCGTGACTGGAAGACCCACCTGCCGGTGCTGCAGGAGTGGAAAAAGCAGGATCGGCTGCGCTACATCGGGATAACGACATCACATGGCCGCTACCATGAAGAACTTGAACAAATTTTAGCCACGGAAGATCTTGATTTTGTCCAGTTTACCTACAATATGGAAGATCGCCGGGCTGAAGAAAGGCTGTTTCCACTGGCAGCCGACAACGGCATCGCTACTCTGATCAACAGGCCCTTTCAGGGAGGTCACCTGTTTCGTAAAGCACAGGGTGCAACGCTTCCGGAGTGGAGCAGTGAAATCGGCTGTCGCACCTGGGGGCAATTTTTCCTGAAATTCATCATTGGCCATCCAGCGGTTACCTGTGTCATTCCCGCCACCTCAAAAGTTCATCATATGAAGGATAATATGGCAGCCGGTTTCGGCCATCTGCCGGATAAAGCGATCCGGGAACGGATGATCAGGCACTATGAATCCCTGTAAATCCTATTACCAGCTTTCACCTACTGCCGGAGAAGTTGCCGCAATCGATCCAGTAAAAGCCATGTCTTCACTGGCGATTCCACTCCGGCTTCCATCGGTATTTTGCCTGCTGGGAGGGAATTACAGGTATTTTTTGACTAAGGTCAAGGAAGTGAATCGAGATTAACTTCTATAATAAGGACAATCCGGGTCGACAGTTTCCCAGCATTTTTCCAAGAGGCAGGCATTTCGATAAATTATGATCGCCACACCCCTGACACTCCCATCCCTGCTCCTTCTTGCCGCATATGCCCTTCGCATCGGCAGTATAGGCGGAAGCCTTTTCTGGCTGATGACTGCCGGGCTGGCTCTGGCTCCACTTCCCTGGAAGAGCTGGGCATTGGCCGGCCTTCTTGGATTCGGCGTCTGGCAATGGGGGGACATCACCTATGCTTTGATCACCCAGCGCCTGACCCTTGATTTGCCATGGCTGCGTCTGGCGGCAATACTTGGAACGGTTGCTGTGCTCTGCCTGGTTGCCCTGCTTACCAACTGCCGCATGGCTCTGCGCAATACCGGTTTGACCGGCACTGCTCAGGCACTGGCCTTCCTGCTCACAGTGGCGGGTCTGGCTCTTGCCAGGCAAAAGACATCATTCGATATCATCCTGGCGGACCGTTTTTTCCCTGGAGGTGGCTGGGTTGCCATCTTCCTGTTGGGCTTTTACGCCGCCTGGGTTGCGGAGAAATTGCTGCAGCCCTGCAACTCGGCAAAATGGAGGCGTATCATCTGGACAGCCTTCTCGGTGATATTTTTCCTCCAGCTTTTTCTGGGGCTTCTCGGTTTCGAGCGGTTCTTGATGACCGGCAGCCTGCATCTCCCCATTCCTGCCCTGATAGCCGCCGGGCCATTATACCGCGGCGACGGCTTCTTTATGATTATCCTTTTTGCGGCGACACTGGTGCTGGTCGGTCCGGCCTGGTGCAGTCATTTGTGTTATTTCGGCGCCTGGGATAATCTGGCCGCCACGGGCAAGTATCGACCGGCAAAATTTCCCGAATGGACAAAAACCGTCAGATGGCTGATCTTCCTGATTGTTTGCGTCACGGCGATAATGCTGGGCAGGAGCGGGATACCGGTTTGGTTCGCTCTTTTACTTGCCACCGTCTTTGGTCTTGGCGGCATAGCCGTAATGTTTACACAGTCGCGAAAACAAGGCCATATGGCCCACTGCCTAATCTATTGCCCCATGGGACTGGTCGCCAATCTCTTGGGCAAAATAAATCCGTGGCGCATCCGTATTGATCGTCAATGCTGCAAGTGCAGCAAATGCTCGCGCTTCTGCCGCTACGGAGCTCTTACCACTGCAGATATCAACAGGGGCAGGGCCGGGCTCAACTGTTCTTTATGCGGGGATTGCATTTCCGGCTGTCCCCATGACCACCTGCACTATACGTTTCCCGGCTTAAGTAACAAAGTCTCCCGTTCGGGTTTTATTGTCGTCATTGTTTTTCTGCATACTTTATTTCTTGGTCTCTCCCGGCTGTAGCTGCAATTTTTTTCCTTGCCGATAACTCCGAAAATAAAAAAAAATAGCGGCTGATGTATGTAACAGGCACCAGCCAAATACCATATATGCTTATGTTTCTGAGTTTCACCGAATTTGCCTGTATCTCCGCTTCAACCATCATCCCTGGAACTCCTCATAAGAGTAATTAAGGTTGTCTCATGAGGTAAAGGAGATACTTCCTTGGAAACAACCTCATTAAGGAGGTCCAGTGATGGCTAGCAGGAAACCCGATGACCGAGAGCAAAAATTACAACGAAAAAGAGATCCTTATCTTGACCGGCGCTCAGGAGAGGATCGTAGACAGGTCTATTCGGTAGATTATTTTTTAAAGAATAACCCCGATCGTCGAAGCGGCAGAGAAAGACGGTCGCGAATCGAACGCCGCAAAGGCTGTATTCGTGTCGATGAGTGGGCTTCAGTTTGTCCCGACATAGAGGAAATTACCGATGATAAACCATATGTAATTGATTCGTTGAAGCGATAGCCGCCAGCCACAGCATCTAACCCAGTGTACGGAGTGGCCGTTTTTCAAGAGTAAGACAATAAAATGTTAACGATTGGGCAAAGACCCTGAATATTTTTTGATATGGTGTCTAAAGAGAGACAGGCTCCTAAATGCCGAGAGTTGACACCGTCTTTCAGGAGATGTATTTTGGCGGCATCTAATACTGGACATATGTTCAGATTATATTTTCTTTTACAGGTGCTCTATGACCCTAGCTTCGGCAATTACTCTGCTCTTCGTTCTCTTCTTCTTCATTATTGCCTGGTTCGGCTTGAGCTACATTCTCTCACCGAGGATGGAAAACCCTGACGCTATTGCCCGGCTGACCGGAAACTGCGGCGATACCATGGAAATCGCCCTGCAGATGTCAGATGGTAAGGTTATGAAGACGCATTACTGGACCGACGGATGCACCATGAGCAGGACCTGTATTGAATTTGCGGCCAGACTTGCCAGCGGCAAGTCTCTGAAGGAATTAAGAAATATCAACATGACCCACATCATTGACGATATCGGACAGGTACCCGAATCACATCTTCACTGTGCCCAGCTTGCAGAAACCGTACTGCAGAAAGCACTGTCGGATTATATGGCTGGACATGAAGACAAACCCGCCACTCAGGGCTAACCTGCCTGCTATCATGGAAGAGAAAGTGCAAGGCGGCACTATCCAGTTGCTCGACCTCCCTGATTCAAGGATTTAAAACATGCACGTCATGCCTGCATATAAGGATGTCTTACATTTCTGGTTTGAAGAGACAGAACACTCCCAATGGTGGACCAAGGACGAGGCTTTTGACAGCTTGATCCGTCATCGTTTTTCCGATGTTCATGGCAAAGCTGTCCGCTGTGAACTTTTCAGGTGGAGAGAAAATGGTGCGGGAAGACTTGCGGAAATTCTGGTGCTGGATCAGTTTTCCAGAAACATGTTCAGGGGAAAACCACAGGCCTTTGCCAATGATGCGCTGGCACTGGCCCTGGCGCAGGAGGCCATCTCGCGAGGAGTGGACCATAATTTATCACCGGTCAGAAAAGGTTTCCTCTATCTTCCCTTTATGCATAGCGAATCCCTGGAAATCCACAAGGTTGCCGAGAAGCTCTATAGAACTCAGGGACTGGAAGATAATCTGCACTGGGAAATAAAGCACAAAAACATTATCGAACGATTCGGCCGCTATCCTCACAGAAACGCTATCCTGGGCAGGCCGTCGACTCCGGAGGAAATTGTATTCCTGAAGCAGCCGGGCTCCTGCTTTTAGGCAAGGAATATTTCACGAATAAGGCACTCATGCTTTCCAGACAAAATTTATTACAAACAGCTGAACGCATCTGGGTTATCGGCGGCGGCAAGTTCGGCACACATGCCATGGAATCGCTGCGACGGAAGGTATATGGTGCCGATATCATTCTCGTTGATAAACAGCCTATCGGCGATTTCCCCGAAGGTGTGGAAAGTATCTGTGCCGATGGAATTGAATGGTTTGTGGAGCACTTTACCCCGACAGCCGATATCAGCAAGGTTATCCCCGCCCTGCCCCTGCATCTCGCTGCCGAGTGGCTGAAAAAAAGGCTTTTCCTGGACGGCTTTGCGGTGACTTCACCCACCCTGCCGGATGAACTGCTGCAACGCCTCCCGCACCCGCTCCGCTGCAGTCCCAATCAGGCGGTAATATCACATGCCGACTTCCTCTGTCCGCCAAACTGCCCGGAACCTGCAGGATTCTGCTTTTCCACCGGCTGCCCGCGCCCCCCCTCGCTCTACCATCTCATAGACACCTTGGACTGCGCACCTTTTACTGCCCTGAGCCTCAGAAGCCGACAGTTTGCCGCGGGTGTTGGGGGATTTTATCCAAGTGATCTGTGGAAGCTTTTGGAAAAGGTGAAGTCGCTGCCTGATACTCCACTGCTTATCGGTACCGCATGCAAATGTCACGGCGTCATCGACAGTCTTTATCTGGCCGGGCAATAAATTCTCCGAAATTACCTTAATGGCTTAAAGAGGTACTCCAGACCGTTGACCTTTATCTCGTAGACAATCTGCAGCAGTTTCCCAAGCCTACCCTCCGGGAAACCCTTACGGCTGAACCAGACAACATAGGGTTCCGGCAGATCGACCAGGAGAAGTCCTTTATATTTACCAAACGGCATGCGGCAGCGCGCCAATTCCAGCAGATCTGCGTGCTCCAGGTTTTCAGATGCCTGCTCCGCAGTGGGTTCGCCCGGCATCTTAGCAGCTCTATCTTTGCTCATAAACAGCCTGAAGAAACTGATTGAGGCCTTCGGGATCAAAAAAATCCGGATCATATCCCTCTAATGAGGGAACGTCAAAAACTTCTTTCAGACCTTCATTTGAACCGGCTAGATATTGCAGGAGTTCCTGGTACATAGGTACCCCTCCGATATCTTCCGGAGGACAGGCCCTGGCGCCTTCGACCACGACCGGATAGGGCTTGGCCTCACTTTCCGGGATGACCTTTTCCAACATGACAACATGCTCCCAGTTATCACCAAAATCGTAGACGTAAACAACTCCCTGAAGGAGCTCTTTCTCCAGATCGCTCAGTAAAGACCGGGATTCATCAAGAAGGGGCGTATCGAAATAATCATTGGTCTGCAGCGGGCCATAAAACTTGAAACCAGCCTGAAACTGATGCATATGGTAGTCCTGCCACCCCATGGTCAGTTGTATGAGCTCGTGCAGTCCGGCAAGGGACATAGAACAGGGAACCTGAAGGCGCCGCCAGATTTGCGGTTTGGCATAGGACAAAATTATTTCGAGTTGATAACTTCCCCCCCCTCTCTTTTGTACTTTTACAGGCTGTTCCCTTTTTTTGCCGTGCCTCGGAAAGTCGACCTTGATCACCTTGCCTTCCTTAGCAGCTCGAGCTTCTCCTTTTTTGCCGCCTCGAGGTGGAAGACCGCAGCAATCGCTGAACTTCTTGCCGCTGCCGCAGGGGCACTGAGCGTTTTTGCCAACCCGGCTGGAAGGCAGCTTGAAAGGCGATGACGATGAACGGATTTTTTCAATGCGCCTTTTTTCCAGATTACCGGCATGGTTTTGAATCGTTTCAACGGAAAGTCCCAGCGCCTGCAGCATGAGCAACTGAATCCGGGCAACTTTCTCAAGATCGCTGCCGGAGAGATTGACTCCTATTTTACTGAGCTCTTCATCGGGAAGGTAATCAAACATATCAACCGCATCTTCCGGATAGACGATACCTTCAAGGATAACCAGGCTGTTCAGCAGATGATCATGCTCTTCTTCGCCGAGTCCCTGCTGCTCCTCCCAGCACTCCGGCCGCAGGGTTAATGCCTCTTCAAAACCGGAAGCCCAGTCGAAGATATGTGCGAAATCGCTTTCTTGAAGATTCTCCATGTCGAAGGGCATAATCAGCTCACCTTTGTGAAAGGCAGCGATATGCTTGTTGAGTACGGTAAAAATAACACCAGTCAACTCCCGCGCCTGATCTTCGCTTTCGTACTCAGGCATTTCTTCGTTAAAGATCAGCGGCAGCCACTCTCCTGGTTCAATAGCATCGGGGGTAATGGCTATACCATAGAGAAAACCGCGCAGTTCATAATAGCCCAGCACCACTTCAGGCACTGGTGAAAGCGATAGCAGTTTCTTGAGCGCCTTTTCTTCTTTTTCTGTAACAAGAGGTTTCATTGGACCGAAATATAATATTGATCAGGTACCTTGCTGTAGAGAAATTTTTAGAAATACTATCTACCACTTTTAACACCAGGAATCTCATCTGTAACCAAGAAAATTAGTGCTTTACTCCTGAAAAACAGCCGCTAAGAGCAGAAGTACAAAAAAACATTCAAATTCGTGAATCCGCCTCTACATCCAAAGTTACCCTTGAGGGATACTGCAAAGAGTCCAGCTCAGAAGGCTTAAGTACATTCACTTTTATCCGACCCCGATCGTTCAAGGCAACAGACTGGATGAATAAAATTTCCTGATTACCCCTAATCCTCAGCTCAAGGTCGGGACTGCTCTTTTCACGGGTCTCTGCAGCCCGGACGGCTGCAGCGAAGCCCCCAGGGTTTATGGCGTCCCGATGAAAAGAGCAGTCCCGGCCTGGGCCAGAAAATACTGAGTTTCAGGGGTAATCAGATAAAATTTTAAAAGTCACGATTATGCAGAAATGATCCTGCTCAAAATAACAAAGGGGGAACCATGTCATGGTTCCCCCTTTTAGAATACTCACCCGGCAGCCTGGGATAATTAAACTGCAACGTACCTCTGGAATATCTCGTTAAGCAGTTTTTATTTCTATCTTCCGGGGCTTTGCTTTCTCAGATTTGGGAAGATGCAGTTCCAGGACTCCCTCCTTCAACTCTGCATTAACCCGTTCCACGTCAATAGTCTGCGGTACTGAAAATATTCTGCGATACTCGAGTTCCCCAAATTCCTCCCAGCCGACCGCGCCGGATTTTTCAAGCTTGCGGCTTCCAACTATGGCAAGCCTGCCGTTGTCAACATTTATGCTGATGTCGTCTCTTTCTATACCGGGCATATCGGCGTACAAAAGAATTTCTTCTTCGTTTTCAAAGATATCGACGGCCGGAGCCACTGTCGGCAAATCGCTTTTTCTCTCAGGCATGGACTCTTCTCTTTTGGTAATTTCTTTTTCACTCATATCGTTACCTCCATTGCGTCTGCGTTTTAGGGCCTACTATTAAAGGATATTCTGTTTACCGAATATTGATTTGCTTCGGTTTGGCAGCTTCCGCTTTCGGCAGCGAGAGAGTCAGCAGACCGTTTTTCAGTGAGGCTTCAACTTTTTCAGCATCGACGTCGGATGGAATGGTAAAACTGCGTGTAAATGTTGTCAGCGGACGTTCGCTCCTATGGACCTTGTACCCCTCGGGTCCGTCCGCCTTGCGACTGCCGCTTACTTCCAGATAATTTCCCTGAATTTTGATGTCGATATCATCTTTGGTCATCCCAGGGACTTCCGCCATGACGACAAACTTATCGCCATTGTCGTACAGGTTGGTCCGGGGTGTTCCCGCTGCTACTGTTCCCCAGCCGTAATCATCTCCATAGGATCTGTCGAAATCGGAGAACAATCTGTTCATCCGCGAGCGAAGCAGATCCATGTTGCCAAACATTCTGTCAAAATCATTGATACTTGTCCACATAACTGTTCCTCCTTCAACACAATGTATTTACGGTTTGGCGGATTCGCCGAGAGGCACTCAACAAAATACCAGATGAAGATTCCGCTCCACGAATGCGTCATATCTTTTGATCAAGATGGTAACTACAAAATTCCTCATGTCAATATCCTGCAAATTCCTTTTTATTATTTTTTATCTACATTACTATCTAACTCATTATTGACAAAGTAATGAATAAGTGCTATTTTCACAAAGAATAAAGGAGAACGCTATGGTGCAAAAAAAACCGCCATCCCTCAATAAAACGCTGGATCTTACAGTGGATGATCTGATAGGCAAACAGTCTGTCAGAGCTACTTTTAAACTGCCTCAAGAGGTCATAGATCTCCTAGGTGTGATGTCTGGCCAATTGGGCATTAACAAAAAAACGCTTTTTGACCAGCTCATAGAAAACACATCCATTTTACGTAAGATTGCTCAAGAGGCGAAAAACTATCGACCCGACAGGGCCGGGTGGCGCCAAAAGACATTTGTGATAAGCAGGAATTCCCTGGATTTGCTCAACTCTATTTCCAGGCAGGAACATGTTTCCCGAAACCTGCTAGTGGAGATATCAATACAACGCCTCCTGCCGGTTGCTAAAACCGAGCTTGACAAGCATAACAACCGTAAAGAATTACAGAAAGAAATGGCGGAGTATCTTATGCAGGGGAATAACCTTCTACGAAAATCGGCACAGCTGCTCGGCAAGGACGACAAGCTTCACGGAATGATAAAGGAGCAGATAGCCATCGCCAGAAAAAATCTTTCAGAGATAGAAATAATGATAGAGAAAGGAATGGTTATGGAGGACTGGTGATGATGTTAACCGATAAAACAAAGCTCAGGTCCACCAAAGGCGGGTGGTAGTCGTGATCGCGAATTTTGAAGGAGGTTCTGTTATGTCTAAGAACTACTACGTTATCCTGGGTATACCATCCGACTCATCCCTGAGTGATATCAAATCCGCCTTCAGAAGGCTCGCCAAGGAATTTCATCCGGACTATTTCGGTAAAACCGAGTCCCCATTTCCTGCTATCCAGGAGGCGTATTCGGTATTAAGCGATCCTGAACGGCGCAGAAAATACGATAATTCTCTTGATACAAACCGGGTTCAGACCGAAAGGAAGCAATTCAACAAACCTTCTCGAACCTACGGCGGCGAGGTTGAACCACTCATTCCCGAAGGAAACAGAACTGAACCACTGCGGAGATCCTCGGTCGCTGCTTTCCGGTCTCTGCGTCCCGAATCCGATTCTCTCATTGATCGATTCTTTCATACCGCGTCAGAGAGGCGGCGTTATGGAAGAAACACGAAAAGACACAGGGAATTTTTGGTCACACTTTCAGAAGAGCAGGTAAGGCGAGGTGGACAGCTCCGCCTTCACGTTCCCTCACAAGTGCGATGCCCCGAGTGTGGCGGCAGCGGCAGCATGGGCTTTTACGAATGCCGCCGATGTTTTGGCAGCGGAACTCTTCAGGGTGAAATTCCACTTCTGCTGAATTATCCTGCCCATATTGCCGACAACCACTCCGTCCGGCTCACGCTTAATCGCTACGGCATAGCTGATCTTGGAATTACAGTCAGATTCAAGACGGAAGGCTCATCCGGAGACTGAAGGCAAAAACCGGAACCTTAATCCAATCGAATATGCGTAGTTAGGCTCGGAGTTACAGCAGATCGGAAACCCTTCGGGTTCACCAGAACGGGTTCGGCAAATCTCTCCAGCTGACTGATCATATCAGCTTAACCAAAGACTCGACGACGGACCGTCAACCCCAAGAAAAAAGAAAGAATCCCTGGACAGCTTGTCAACCAGCCAGAGAAGCATCATAAATAATCCCGATTCTTGGTGTTAGCACTTTAAACATTATGTCATATAGTTTCATCCAGCTGATTTCCCACTGTCCTTTCCGGCATAAGTTGTTTAGAAAATTTTGCCGGAAACCATC
This Desulfopila inferna DNA region includes the following protein-coding sequences:
- a CDS encoding DUF3820 family protein, giving the protein MPGEPTAEQASENLEHADLLELARCRMPFGKYKGLLLVDLPEPYVVWFSRKGFPEGRLGKLLQIVYEIKVNGLEYLFKPLR
- a CDS encoding potassium transporter, which produces MLSRQNLLQTAERIWVIGGGKFGTHAMESLRRKVYGADIILVDKQPIGDFPEGVESICADGIEWFVEHFTPTADISKVIPALPLHLAAEWLKKRLFLDGFAVTSPTLPDELLQRLPHPLRCSPNQAVISHADFLCPPNCPEPAGFCFSTGCPRPPSLYHLIDTLDCAPFTALSLRSRQFAAGVGGFYPSDLWKLLEKVKSLPDTPLLIGTACKCHGVIDSLYLAGQ
- a CDS encoding DnaJ domain-containing protein, translating into MSKNYYVILGIPSDSSLSDIKSAFRRLAKEFHPDYFGKTESPFPAIQEAYSVLSDPERRRKYDNSLDTNRVQTERKQFNKPSRTYGGEVEPLIPEGNRTEPLRRSSVAAFRSLRPESDSLIDRFFHTASERRRYGRNTKRHREFLVTLSEEQVRRGGQLRLHVPSQVRCPECGGSGSMGFYECRRCFGSGTLQGEIPLLLNYPAHIADNHSVRLTLNRYGIADLGITVRFKTEGSSGD
- a CDS encoding Hsp20/alpha crystallin family protein, with amino-acid sequence MWTSINDFDRMFGNMDLLRSRMNRLFSDFDRSYGDDYGWGTVAAGTPRTNLYDNGDKFVVMAEVPGMTKDDIDIKIQGNYLEVSGSRKADGPEGYKVHRSERPLTTFTRSFTIPSDVDAEKVEASLKNGLLTLSLPKAEAAKPKQINIR
- a CDS encoding DUF924 family protein, which codes for MHVMPAYKDVLHFWFEETEHSQWWTKDEAFDSLIRHRFSDVHGKAVRCELFRWRENGAGRLAEILVLDQFSRNMFRGKPQAFANDALALALAQEAISRGVDHNLSPVRKGFLYLPFMHSESLEIHKVAEKLYRTQGLEDNLHWEIKHKNIIERFGRYPHRNAILGRPSTPEEIVFLKQPGSCF
- a CDS encoding UPF0149 family protein — protein: MKPLVTEKEEKALKKLLSLSPVPEVVLGYYELRGFLYGIAITPDAIEPGEWLPLIFNEEMPEYESEDQARELTGVIFTVLNKHIAAFHKGELIMPFDMENLQESDFAHIFDWASGFEEALTLRPECWEEQQGLGEEEHDHLLNSLVILEGIVYPEDAVDMFDYLPDEELSKIGVNLSGSDLEKVARIQLLMLQALGLSVETIQNHAGNLEKRRIEKIRSSSSPFKLPSSRVGKNAQCPCGSGKKFSDCCGLPPRGGKKGEARAAKEGKVIKVDFPRHGKKREQPVKVQKRGGGSYQLEIILSYAKPQIWRRLQVPCSMSLAGLHELIQLTMGWQDYHMHQFQAGFKFYGPLQTNDYFDTPLLDESRSLLSDLEKELLQGVVYVYDFGDNWEHVVMLEKVIPESEAKPYPVVVEGARACPPEDIGGVPMYQELLQYLAGSNEGLKEVFDVPSLEGYDPDFFDPEGLNQFLQAVYEQR
- a CDS encoding Hsp20/alpha crystallin family protein — its product is MSEKEITKREESMPERKSDLPTVAPAVDIFENEEEILLYADMPGIERDDISINVDNGRLAIVGSRKLEKSGAVGWEEFGELEYRRIFSVPQTIDVERVNAELKEGVLELHLPKSEKAKPRKIEIKTA